One segment of Thermus oshimai DSM 12092 DNA contains the following:
- a CDS encoding tRNA (adenine-N1)-methyltransferase, with amino-acid sequence MDEGLFLLKDGKGRAFLVRAKPGGVFHHHRGTVPHEAILEAGPGGRVKTHLGEELSVHRPSLEEYVLHMKRSATPTYPKDASAMVALLDLAPGMRVLEAGTGSGGLTLFLARAVGPEGLVDSYEARPQHLKQAEANVRAFWPHDNVRFHLKALEEAELEGEAYHGVALDLMEPWKVLPKAALALMPDRFLVAYLPNITQVLELVKGAEGLPLRLERVLEVGWREWEIRLPVAHPRFQQVGHTAFLVVFRRWKAS; translated from the coding sequence ATGGACGAGGGGCTTTTCCTCCTCAAGGACGGCAAGGGCCGGGCCTTCCTGGTGCGGGCGAAGCCCGGGGGGGTCTTCCACCACCACCGGGGAACGGTGCCCCACGAGGCCATCCTCGAGGCCGGCCCCGGGGGAAGGGTGAAAACCCACCTGGGGGAGGAGCTTTCCGTGCACCGGCCGAGCCTGGAGGAGTACGTCCTCCACATGAAGCGGAGCGCCACCCCCACCTACCCCAAGGACGCGAGCGCCATGGTGGCCCTTCTGGACCTGGCCCCGGGGATGCGGGTCCTGGAGGCGGGCACGGGCTCCGGGGGGCTCACCCTCTTCCTGGCCCGGGCGGTGGGGCCGGAAGGGCTTGTGGACAGCTACGAGGCCCGCCCCCAGCACCTCAAGCAGGCCGAGGCCAACGTGCGGGCCTTCTGGCCCCACGACAACGTCCGCTTCCACCTAAAAGCCCTGGAGGAGGCGGAGCTTGAGGGGGAGGCCTACCACGGGGTGGCCCTGGACCTCATGGAGCCCTGGAAGGTCCTCCCCAAAGCGGCCCTAGCCCTCATGCCCGACCGCTTCCTGGTGGCCTACCTCCCCAACATCACCCAGGTGCTGGAGCTGGTGAAGGGGGCGGAGGGGCTTCCCTTGAGGCTGGAAAGGGTCTTGGAGGTGGGTTGGCGGGAGTGGGAAATAAGGCTTCCCGTGGCCCACCCCCGCTTCCAGCAGGTGGGGCACACCGCCTTTTTGGTGGTCTTTCGCCGATGGAAGGCCTCCTGA
- a CDS encoding cyclic-di-AMP receptor, which produces MKLIVAIVQDTDAPGLTKALLERGLQSTKLASTGGFLREGNTTLLIGLEDDRVEEALEIIREKCRTRTRLVTRGLPLSEAPDPFLAQPVEVQVGGAVVFVLPVEGFFKV; this is translated from the coding sequence ATGAAGCTCATCGTGGCCATCGTGCAGGACACGGATGCCCCCGGGCTCACCAAGGCCCTTTTGGAGCGGGGCCTCCAGTCCACCAAGCTGGCCTCCACCGGGGGCTTCCTGCGGGAGGGGAACACCACCCTCCTCATCGGCCTCGAGGACGACCGGGTGGAGGAGGCCTTGGAGATCATCCGGGAGAAGTGCCGCACCCGCACCCGGCTCGTCACCCGGGGCCTCCCCCTCTCCGAAGCCCCCGACCCCTTCCTGGCCCAGCCGGTGGAGGTCCAGGTGGGGGGGGCGGTGGTCTTCGTCCTGCCGGTGGAGGGGTTTTTCAAGGTGTAG
- a CDS encoding TetR/AcrR family transcriptional regulator yields the protein MDTRTRILQEAAQLFTEKGYEATSVQDLAEALGLSKAALYHHFRSKEEILLEISLLALKGLVRAGEEALKVEDPKEALLAFMTAHARYFEENRPFFVAMLQGLESLSPEGRAKTVALRDRHEGNLRAILRRGVEEGAFRPVDVALAGRAVLSLLNWMIRWFKPGGPKRAEEVAREYFDLIHRGLHVEGS from the coding sequence ATGGACACCCGCACCCGCATCCTCCAGGAGGCCGCCCAGCTCTTCACGGAGAAAGGCTACGAGGCCACCAGCGTCCAGGACCTCGCCGAGGCCCTGGGCCTTTCCAAGGCCGCGCTTTACCACCACTTCCGGAGCAAAGAGGAGATCCTCCTGGAGATCAGCCTCCTGGCCCTAAAGGGCCTGGTCCGGGCCGGGGAGGAGGCCCTGAAGGTGGAAGACCCCAAGGAGGCCCTCCTCGCCTTCATGACCGCCCACGCCCGCTATTTTGAGGAGAACCGCCCCTTCTTCGTGGCCATGCTCCAGGGGCTAGAAAGCCTCTCCCCCGAGGGCCGGGCCAAGACCGTGGCCCTGCGGGACCGGCACGAGGGGAACCTCCGGGCCATCCTCCGGCGGGGGGTGGAAGAGGGGGCCTTCCGCCCGGTGGACGTGGCCCTGGCGGGGCGGGCGGTGCTCTCCCTCCTCAACTGGATGATCCGCTGGTTCAAACCCGGTGGCCCCAAGCGGGCGGAGGAGGTGGCGCGGGAGTACTTTGACCTCATCCATAGGGGGCTCCATGTGGAAGGAAGCTGA
- the panD gene encoding aspartate 1-decarboxylase, protein MFHAKIHRATVTEADLNYVGSVTVDQDLLEAAGILPYEQVDIYDITNGARLTTYALPGERGSGAVKINGAAAHLVRPGDLVIIVAYGVFDEEEARSLKPTVVLVDEKNRILEVRQG, encoded by the coding sequence ATGTTCCACGCCAAGATCCACCGGGCCACCGTGACCGAGGCCGACCTAAACTACGTGGGCTCGGTGACCGTGGACCAGGACCTCCTGGAGGCCGCGGGCATCCTGCCCTACGAGCAGGTGGACATCTACGACATCACCAACGGGGCCCGGCTCACCACCTACGCCCTGCCCGGCGAAAGGGGCTCGGGGGCGGTGAAGATCAACGGGGCCGCGGCCCATCTGGTGCGCCCGGGGGACCTGGTCATCATCGTGGCCTACGGGGTCTTTGACGAGGAGGAGGCCCGGAGCCTCAAGCCCACCGTGGTGCTGGTGGACGAGAAGAACCGGATCCTCGAGGTGCGCCAAGGGTGA
- a CDS encoding acyl-CoA dehydrogenase family protein: MWKEAEQKEIRALARRFLEEAKGVLPEYEAKEAFPWPLVRRMAELGLFGVFVPEGLGGAGLDFWAYLALLEEMGGYGSLRSILSVQQSLVLSPLLAYGTEAQKARYVPPLARGEVLGAFCLTEPEAGSDAASLRTRAHRDGDGYVLEGQKTFISHGNVAEVFLVFAKTDPEKGAKGITAFLVERKDGVRSTPLKGKLGLRAADTGMVFLDGVWVPKDRVLGEEGMGFRIALSTLDTGRISLAAGSVGISQKALEIALAHVKERKQFGKPLAAFQLVQATLAEMKAELEASRLLTYQAAAKKLSGARYTLEASLAKLFASEAANRNAYRAIQLLGGYGFFEEYEAARLYRDARVATLYEGTNEIQKLIIGAELTGLRAFS; the protein is encoded by the coding sequence ATGTGGAAGGAAGCTGAGCAGAAGGAGATCCGGGCCCTGGCCCGGAGGTTCTTGGAGGAGGCCAAGGGGGTCCTCCCCGAGTACGAGGCTAAGGAGGCCTTCCCCTGGCCCCTGGTGCGGCGGATGGCCGAGCTCGGCCTCTTCGGGGTCTTCGTCCCCGAGGGGCTCGGGGGGGCGGGGCTGGACTTCTGGGCTTACCTGGCCCTTCTGGAGGAGATGGGGGGATACGGCTCCTTGCGCTCCATCCTCTCCGTGCAGCAGAGCCTGGTCCTCTCCCCCCTCCTCGCCTACGGCACCGAGGCCCAGAAGGCCCGGTACGTGCCCCCTTTGGCCCGGGGGGAGGTCCTGGGGGCCTTCTGCCTCACGGAGCCCGAGGCGGGCTCGGACGCGGCAAGCCTCCGGACCCGGGCCCACCGGGATGGGGACGGGTATGTCCTCGAGGGCCAGAAGACCTTCATCTCCCACGGCAACGTGGCCGAGGTCTTCCTCGTCTTCGCCAAGACGGACCCCGAGAAGGGGGCCAAGGGGATCACCGCCTTTTTGGTGGAGCGGAAGGACGGGGTGAGGAGCACGCCCCTTAAGGGGAAGCTCGGCCTCAGGGCCGCGGACACGGGGATGGTCTTCCTGGACGGGGTATGGGTGCCCAAGGACCGCGTTTTGGGGGAGGAGGGGATGGGCTTTCGGATCGCCCTTTCCACCCTGGACACGGGCCGGATCTCCCTGGCCGCAGGCTCCGTGGGGATCAGCCAGAAAGCCCTGGAGATCGCCCTCGCCCACGTGAAGGAAAGGAAGCAGTTCGGGAAGCCCCTCGCGGCCTTCCAGCTGGTCCAGGCCACCCTGGCGGAGATGAAGGCCGAGCTGGAGGCCTCGAGGCTCCTCACCTACCAGGCCGCGGCCAAGAAGCTCTCGGGGGCGCGCTACACCCTGGAGGCCAGCCTGGCCAAGCTCTTCGCCTCCGAGGCCGCGAACCGCAACGCCTACCGGGCCATCCAGCTCCTTGGGGGGTACGGCTTCTTTGAGGAGTACGAGGCGGCCCGGCTCTACCGGGACGCCCGGGTGGCCACCCTCTACGAGGGGACGAACGAGATCCAGAAGCTCATCATCGGCGCGGAGCTCACCGGCCTCCGGGCCTTCAGCTAG
- a CDS encoding TRAP transporter permease yields the protein MEGRYGTLPTWVKAWVSVSALAGFGVIFYYFFGSRLLQQALLDFSYYWLLLALFFPLVFLLFPAKPSQARPAWYDHLLSLGSLGGGAVLAWHGPSMVLRPWTNPENPWQIALALFLLIAVLEGARRVGGLGFSLVTLFLSTYPLVAPYMPGALWGPPITWQELLGYGIYSTQGLLGLPMRTVGELLVGFLVLASFLIASGAGQAFLEIASSLFGWARGGAAKVSVVASAFFGSLSGSILSNVASTGSLTIPAMIRSGFPKAYAAAVEACASTGGVLMPPVMGAVAFVMATLLGVPYGQVVLAATIPSLLYYLSLFAHVDLYAARQGLRGLPREDLPLLGEALRRGLPFLLVLGFLVFALLYLRLERFAPFYALGLLLLLLIRELSFQKLLQALIAGASLIGQTLALILPVGLILAGLLGTGVAPALTSTLVRAGQDNLLLVLFLGVAVAFLLGMAGVMVAAYILLAVTLVPALARLGEFNPLSLHLFVAYWSMLSAITPPVAVAAFLAARIAGAHPMASAWQSVKLGLAIYFIPFFFLFEPALVFQGSIAFILVHGLLAAVGILLLVGGLEGYLWGLGPLPFWSRPAYVILGFLLALPEGLSSLLALFLSIALTVWLRTQKRLTTPPGLQ from the coding sequence ATGGAGGGGCGCTACGGAACCCTGCCAACCTGGGTCAAGGCCTGGGTTAGTGTGTCTGCTCTTGCGGGTTTTGGGGTCATTTTCTACTATTTCTTTGGGAGTAGACTCCTACAGCAGGCTCTACTGGACTTTAGCTATTATTGGCTCCTCCTCGCCCTTTTCTTCCCTTTAGTTTTCCTCCTCTTCCCCGCAAAACCCAGCCAGGCCCGGCCTGCCTGGTACGACCACTTGCTGAGTCTGGGAAGCTTGGGCGGAGGGGCGGTGCTGGCCTGGCATGGGCCTTCTATGGTTCTCCGCCCGTGGACGAACCCAGAAAATCCATGGCAGATAGCCTTGGCCCTCTTCCTTCTCATAGCTGTTCTGGAAGGCGCCAGGCGGGTGGGAGGGTTGGGCTTTTCCTTGGTAACCCTCTTCCTCAGCACCTATCCCTTGGTGGCACCCTACATGCCAGGGGCGCTCTGGGGGCCGCCCATAACCTGGCAGGAGTTGCTGGGATATGGCATCTATTCCACCCAAGGTCTTTTGGGCCTCCCCATGCGCACCGTAGGCGAGCTTTTGGTTGGATTTCTAGTTCTCGCCTCCTTTCTAATAGCTAGCGGAGCGGGGCAGGCCTTTCTTGAAATCGCATCATCCCTATTCGGCTGGGCACGAGGCGGCGCGGCTAAAGTAAGCGTTGTGGCTAGCGCCTTTTTTGGGAGCCTAAGCGGAAGCATTCTCTCAAACGTAGCAAGCACAGGAAGCCTGACCATTCCTGCCATGATCCGGTCAGGCTTCCCTAAAGCCTATGCGGCTGCCGTGGAGGCCTGCGCCTCCACAGGGGGGGTCCTTATGCCCCCGGTCATGGGGGCCGTGGCCTTTGTGATGGCCACCCTGCTAGGGGTGCCCTATGGGCAGGTGGTCTTGGCGGCAACCATCCCCTCCCTACTCTACTACCTTTCCCTGTTCGCCCATGTAGATCTCTACGCGGCACGCCAAGGCCTAAGAGGCCTTCCAAGAGAAGATCTACCCCTGTTGGGAGAGGCTCTGCGGCGAGGATTGCCCTTTCTTCTCGTTCTGGGGTTTCTCGTCTTTGCTCTCCTTTACCTGAGGCTGGAGCGCTTTGCACCGTTCTACGCCCTCGGGCTGCTTCTTTTGCTGCTCATCCGGGAACTCTCTTTCCAGAAGCTCCTCCAGGCCCTTATCGCCGGAGCTTCGCTGATCGGCCAAACCTTGGCCCTCATCCTGCCTGTAGGGCTGATCCTGGCGGGTCTTCTGGGGACCGGGGTAGCCCCTGCCCTCACCAGCACCCTAGTCCGGGCAGGCCAAGACAACCTCCTGCTGGTACTCTTCCTGGGGGTGGCTGTGGCCTTCCTTTTGGGGATGGCGGGGGTAATGGTGGCGGCCTACATCCTGCTCGCGGTGACCTTGGTGCCTGCCTTGGCACGCCTGGGGGAGTTCAACCCCCTTTCCCTCCATCTGTTCGTCGCCTACTGGTCCATGCTCTCCGCCATCACGCCCCCCGTCGCCGTGGCCGCCTTCCTTGCAGCCCGGATCGCCGGCGCGCACCCCATGGCCTCGGCCTGGCAATCCGTGAAGCTAGGATTGGCCATCTATTTCATCCCCTTCTTCTTCCTCTTTGAGCCTGCCCTGGTTTTCCAAGGAAGTATCGCATTCATCCTTGTTCATGGCCTTTTAGCAGCGGTTGGAATCCTCTTACTCGTAGGAGGGCTCGAGGGGTACCTCTGGGGCCTAGGCCCTCTACCCTTTTGGAGCCGTCCCGCCTACGTCATCCTCGGTTTCCTCCTCGCCTTGCCAGAGGGTTTGTCTAGCCTCCTAGCCCTCTTCCTAAGCATAGCCCTGACCGTATGGCTAAGAACCCAAAAACGGTTGACAACCCCCCCCGGGCTGCAGTAA
- a CDS encoding Rqc2 family fibronectin-binding protein, with amino-acid sequence MEGLLIHALLRELQKELPALFLGPAFPDEATLALLLKGRSGRIFNLVLRYRPPSPSLVLEEGRLEGEPKTPFQRLLQARLKGPLLAAEQLKLDRVVFLRFGGEKGFVDTPPSTLVFEATGRNANLLLLDEGGTILGVDRPVGREVNRYRELRPGLPYTPPPPYEKLDPRTLREEDLRVLLGKPLKEIVRQVDGVGLELMRELARRAGLTPETPLDEAGLQAVHRALKALVEDPSLRTELSEELRRKWAEEEKEALRKPLLEALEREKRTLLARLSDYQKALERLEEAEELRAKADLLLARLKAVPRGAERAVLEGFQGERVEIPLDPALSPQENAKKLYERARRLEEQAERALELIPKTEERIRALEEEMERIRQADLEELLRLSQRPKGEKDLRLGLRYTSPSGFTVLVGRNAKENDLLTRTAHSEDLWFHAQGVPGSHVILRCEGKNPPLEDLLFAARLAAYHSKARGERQVPVDYTRKKHVWRPRKAAPGQVLYTGAKTLFVEGTLPEGEGGA; translated from the coding sequence ATGGAAGGCCTCCTGATCCACGCCCTCTTAAGGGAACTCCAGAAGGAGCTTCCCGCCCTCTTCCTGGGCCCGGCCTTCCCCGACGAAGCCACCCTGGCCCTCCTCCTCAAAGGGCGTTCGGGGCGGATCTTCAACCTGGTCCTCCGCTACCGCCCCCCAAGCCCGAGCCTGGTCCTGGAGGAAGGCCGCCTGGAGGGGGAGCCCAAAACCCCCTTCCAGCGCCTCCTTCAGGCCCGGCTGAAAGGCCCCCTCCTCGCCGCGGAACAGCTCAAGCTGGACCGGGTGGTCTTCCTCCGCTTCGGGGGGGAGAAGGGCTTCGTGGACACCCCCCCCTCCACCCTGGTCTTTGAGGCCACGGGGCGGAACGCCAACCTCCTTCTCCTGGACGAGGGGGGGACCATCCTGGGGGTGGACCGCCCCGTGGGGCGGGAGGTGAACCGCTACCGGGAGCTCCGCCCAGGCCTCCCCTACACCCCCCCGCCCCCCTACGAGAAGCTGGACCCGAGGACCCTAAGGGAAGAGGACCTCCGCGTCCTTTTGGGGAAGCCCCTCAAGGAGATCGTGCGCCAGGTGGACGGGGTGGGCTTAGAGCTCATGCGGGAGCTCGCCCGCCGGGCGGGCCTCACCCCGGAAACCCCCCTGGACGAGGCGGGGCTTCAGGCGGTCCACCGCGCCCTAAAGGCGTTGGTGGAGGACCCCTCCTTACGCACGGAGCTTTCCGAGGAGCTAAGGAGGAAGTGGGCCGAGGAGGAAAAGGAGGCCCTGAGGAAGCCCCTCCTCGAGGCCCTGGAGCGGGAGAAGAGAACCCTTCTCGCCCGGCTTTCCGACTACCAAAAGGCCCTGGAGCGCCTGGAGGAGGCCGAGGAGCTCAGGGCCAAGGCCGACCTCCTCCTGGCCCGGCTCAAGGCGGTGCCCCGGGGGGCGGAGCGGGCCGTCCTGGAGGGGTTCCAGGGGGAACGGGTGGAAATCCCTCTGGACCCCGCCCTCAGCCCCCAGGAGAACGCCAAGAAGCTCTACGAAAGGGCAAGGAGGCTTGAGGAGCAGGCGGAACGGGCCCTAGAGCTTATCCCCAAAACGGAAGAAAGGATCCGGGCCCTGGAGGAGGAGATGGAGAGGATCCGCCAGGCCGATCTGGAAGAGCTCCTCAGGCTTTCCCAAAGGCCCAAGGGAGAAAAGGACCTTAGGCTCGGCCTCCGCTACACCTCCCCTTCGGGCTTCACCGTGCTGGTGGGCCGGAACGCCAAGGAAAACGACCTCCTCACCCGCACCGCCCACTCCGAGGACCTCTGGTTCCACGCCCAAGGGGTGCCGGGAAGCCACGTGATCCTCCGGTGCGAGGGGAAAAACCCCCCTCTGGAGGACCTCCTCTTCGCCGCCCGCCTCGCGGCCTACCACTCCAAGGCCCGGGGGGAGCGCCAGGTGCCCGTGGACTACACCCGCAAGAAGCACGTCTGGCGGCCCCGCAAGGCCGCCCCCGGCCAGGTGCTCTACACCGGGGCCAAGACCCTCTTCGTGGAGGGCACCCTTCCCGAAGGGGAAGGAGGGGCGTAA
- a CDS encoding TAXI family TRAP transporter solute-binding subunit — translation MRLSLISLAVAALGLFGLPGQGQASFQWPRQLVFGSTEVGTAGYSLLVAWSSEFSNATGVQVRVSPGSTPTITGWLLEGRVDFTSAPLTVLVEALDGEPGYRPGPLRIVYPAILTPWGLMVRGDSPYRRVQDIGPGVRIAWPPFSYFHRILDGLLACRGLSREQVRLVPVANYNANSRAIAEGSAELAFTSPVSDVNIEVEGNPRGIRWLSIPTPQEDRTCLQQWQRAYPLLRLIRPADIGVQSARGVRMFVIPSVYYSRADVSEELVYHLVKWLDENHKVYREKHSLARFQSIESLRFIVENMGVPLHRGTVRYLKEKGLWTEQMAQKQETAERLVDQYTALYQRASALAKARRIPTDPANEAWQKFWNDLLKENRVPRFSQAWRP, via the coding sequence ATGAGGCTTTCCCTCATCTCTTTAGCAGTGGCAGCTCTGGGGTTGTTTGGCCTCCCAGGCCAGGGCCAAGCTAGCTTCCAGTGGCCCCGGCAACTAGTTTTCGGCTCCACGGAAGTCGGCACGGCAGGCTACTCCCTTTTGGTTGCGTGGAGCTCTGAGTTCAGCAACGCCACTGGGGTGCAAGTCAGGGTTTCTCCAGGATCTACCCCAACCATCACGGGCTGGCTCTTGGAGGGGCGGGTGGATTTTACCTCCGCTCCGCTCACCGTTTTGGTCGAAGCCCTTGACGGCGAACCGGGATACCGCCCCGGCCCCCTAAGGATCGTATACCCCGCCATCTTGACCCCGTGGGGCCTTATGGTCAGGGGAGACAGCCCCTACCGCCGCGTTCAAGATATCGGTCCGGGAGTGCGGATCGCTTGGCCGCCCTTTTCCTATTTCCATCGCATCCTGGATGGCCTCCTCGCTTGCCGAGGACTTAGCCGAGAACAGGTCCGCCTGGTACCCGTGGCCAACTACAACGCCAACTCCAGAGCGATCGCCGAGGGCAGTGCCGAACTGGCCTTTACCTCTCCCGTTTCCGACGTAAACATAGAGGTGGAGGGAAACCCTCGGGGCATCCGCTGGCTTTCCATACCCACCCCCCAGGAAGACCGGACCTGCCTGCAGCAGTGGCAAAGGGCCTACCCCCTTCTGCGCCTCATCCGGCCAGCAGACATCGGGGTGCAGTCGGCCCGAGGAGTACGCATGTTCGTAATCCCTAGCGTGTACTACAGCCGGGCGGACGTCAGCGAAGAGCTCGTATACCATCTGGTCAAGTGGCTGGACGAAAACCATAAAGTTTACAGGGAAAAACACAGCCTCGCCCGCTTCCAGAGCATAGAGAGCCTCCGCTTCATTGTGGAAAACATGGGAGTGCCCCTGCACCGAGGAACCGTGCGCTACCTGAAGGAAAAAGGGCTTTGGACGGAGCAGATGGCCCAAAAGCAAGAGACCGCCGAACGGCTCGTAGACCAGTACACCGCCCTCTACCAGAGGGCCTCCGCCTTGGCAAAGGCCAGACGGATCCCCACCGACCCCGCCAACGAGGCCTGGCAAAAGTTCTGGAACGACCTCCTCAAGGAGAACCGGGTGCCCCGCTTCTCCCAGGCCTGGCGGCCCTAA
- the mqnP gene encoding menaquinone biosynthesis prenyltransferase MqnP — MTRIKLYLDLVRFEHTLFALPFAYGGMLLAAGGWPGGRTFLLVTLAMVGARTMAMALNRLIDWRIDALNPRTKDRHLPKGLVKPWETLLLALLGLLLLVYAGLSLNPLTARLLPVAVFFLTVYSYTKRFTWLCHYVLGLTIGAAAAGGWIAVTGSFHPTAYWLWAGVGLWIAGFDILYATQDYAFDRAFGVKSIPARFGIPLALKVARASHLLAWTAFLLAGLSYGAGALYHLGLLLVGGLLLYEHRLVSPEDLSRVDVAFFQANVGVSLGMFLFIVLELWI, encoded by the coding sequence GTGACCCGGATCAAGCTTTACCTGGACCTCGTCCGCTTTGAACACACCCTGTTCGCCCTCCCCTTCGCCTACGGGGGCATGCTCCTGGCCGCGGGGGGGTGGCCGGGGGGGCGGACCTTCCTCCTGGTGACCCTGGCCATGGTGGGGGCCAGGACCATGGCCATGGCCCTGAACCGGCTCATAGACTGGCGCATAGACGCCCTAAACCCCAGGACCAAGGACCGCCACCTTCCCAAGGGGCTGGTGAAGCCCTGGGAAACCCTCCTCCTGGCCCTTTTGGGCCTCCTCCTCCTGGTCTACGCGGGGCTTTCCCTAAACCCCCTCACGGCGCGCCTTCTCCCCGTGGCCGTCTTCTTCCTCACCGTCTACAGCTACACCAAGCGCTTCACCTGGCTCTGCCACTACGTCCTCGGGCTCACCATCGGGGCCGCGGCCGCGGGGGGGTGGATCGCGGTCACGGGCAGCTTCCACCCCACGGCCTACTGGCTCTGGGCGGGGGTGGGGCTTTGGATTGCGGGCTTTGACATCCTCTACGCCACCCAGGACTACGCCTTTGACCGGGCCTTTGGGGTGAAGAGCATCCCCGCCCGCTTCGGCATCCCCCTGGCCCTAAAGGTGGCCCGGGCCTCCCACCTCCTGGCCTGGACGGCCTTCCTCCTGGCGGGGCTTTCCTACGGGGCCGGGGCCCTTTACCACCTGGGGCTCCTCCTGGTGGGGGGGCTTCTCCTCTACGAGCACCGCCTGGTCTCCCCCGAGGACCTCTCTCGGGTGGACGTGGCCTTCTTCCAGGCCAACGTGGGGGTGAGCCTGGGGATGTTCCTCTTCATCGTGCTGGAGCTTTGGATCTAG